In Rhodanobacteraceae bacterium, a single window of DNA contains:
- a CDS encoding cadmium carbonic anhydrase: MGACSTAPTRPAATVAEQSAPAASVDGAICTGFGPQTPRDIDQTGGSNQRLFSMAPDYPNLNLCNVHFHQNAEHKAKDFSIYAGPGDNGVGGGYRCNMSTSLSAAELAQPTGKICHGLKPGDTIEVHWVYSSCEVKPGATLGACLSDSCANPQLRVETQVFTLVNDASAMNFNDFDYGNTIVNGYHQAKALPQGTGSPVQFLGSTTGPKYNESVCSPLQVSWSVRPMCAKLDINSVGRWCESNAFDEDHAHGVRALVTEPSLLSEIK; encoded by the coding sequence ATGGGCGCGTGCAGCACTGCGCCGACCCGGCCCGCTGCCACGGTGGCAGAGCAGTCTGCGCCCGCAGCCAGCGTTGACGGGGCAATCTGCACCGGCTTCGGCCCACAGACGCCGCGAGACATCGATCAAACCGGCGGCAGCAACCAGCGCCTGTTCTCGATGGCGCCGGACTACCCGAATCTGAATCTGTGCAATGTGCATTTTCATCAGAATGCTGAGCACAAGGCCAAGGATTTTTCAATCTACGCCGGCCCTGGCGACAACGGTGTGGGCGGCGGCTATCGCTGCAACATGAGCACGTCCTTGTCGGCCGCGGAACTGGCGCAACCGACCGGAAAGATTTGCCATGGCCTGAAGCCGGGTGACACCATCGAAGTACACTGGGTCTATTCCTCCTGCGAGGTCAAACCCGGCGCCACCCTGGGGGCTTGTCTGTCGGACAGCTGCGCAAACCCGCAACTGCGGGTGGAAACCCAGGTGTTCACGCTGGTCAACGACGCCTCGGCGATGAACTTCAACGATTTCGACTACGGCAATACCATCGTCAACGGTTACCACCAGGCCAAGGCACTGCCCCAGGGCACCGGCAGCCCGGTGCAGTTCCTGGGCTCCACCACCGGGCCAAAGTACAACGAATCGGTGTGTTCACCGCTGCAGGTCTCGTGGAGCGTGCGTCCGATGTGCGCCAAGCTGGACATCAACAGCGTCGGCCGCTGGTGCGAGAGCAATGCGTTTGACGAGGACCACGCCCACGGCGTGCGCGCGCTGGTCACCGAGCCGAGTCTGCTGTCGGAGATCAAGTAA
- a CDS encoding GNAT family N-acetyltransferase, translating to MKHLLDNIIWNSLSGPQQGFSVGTSRARRYTRGFSPIVGFADPDHPHFPDLLPYCEPDEHFYVERWAGTAPEGWQIDVESRMRKMTWEGPTPETDEAPDAIALGVEHAVQAMALAQLTQPGPFGLRTIELGEYYGYFEGSRLIAMAGERMHAGTLREISGVCTHPDFQGRGHARRLMRKLIRIQMQRGQTPFLHVMSANTGAHALYVKMGFVDYREVVVRVISRR from the coding sequence ATGAAACACCTGCTCGACAACATCATCTGGAATTCGCTGTCAGGCCCGCAGCAGGGCTTTTCCGTCGGCACGAGCAGAGCGCGTCGCTATACCCGCGGCTTTTCGCCGATCGTCGGTTTTGCCGACCCTGACCATCCGCATTTTCCCGACCTGCTTCCCTATTGCGAGCCTGATGAGCACTTCTACGTCGAGCGCTGGGCCGGTACGGCACCGGAGGGCTGGCAGATCGATGTCGAATCACGCATGCGCAAGATGACCTGGGAGGGGCCGACACCGGAGACCGACGAGGCGCCCGATGCCATCGCCCTCGGCGTCGAACACGCCGTACAGGCCATGGCGCTGGCGCAACTGACCCAGCCCGGGCCCTTCGGCCTGCGCACCATTGAACTCGGCGAGTATTACGGCTACTTCGAAGGCTCGCGACTCATCGCCATGGCCGGCGAACGCATGCACGCCGGCACACTGAGGGAGATCAGCGGCGTTTGCACCCACCCCGATTTCCAGGGGCGCGGACACGCCCGTCGCCTGATGCGCAAGCTGATCCGTATCCAGATGCAGCGCGGGCAGACACCCTTCCTGCACGTCATGAGCGCCAACACCGGCGCCCATGCGCTGTATGTGAAGATGGGATTTGTCGACTATCGCGAAGTGGTGGTTCGAGTGATCTCCAGGCGTTGA
- a CDS encoding ABC transporter ATP-binding protein gives MIELKSLTRRYQMGSTTVMALAGIDLRIGAGEFVAITGPSGSGKSSLLNLIGCLDRPSSGHYLLDGTDVATLADDRVSGLRNRQIGFVFQSFFLLPRLSVLENVLLPLRFADAPDPQAELRARALLDRVGLSERLGHRPSELSGGQQQRAAIVRALIRQPAVLLADEPTGNLDSRSAADVLGLFDELHAEGQTIVLVTHDAEVAARAPRHVQLRDGLIEKDDARV, from the coding sequence ATGATTGAACTCAAGTCGCTGACGCGCCGCTATCAGATGGGCAGCACCACGGTGATGGCGCTGGCGGGCATTGACCTCCGTATTGGCGCGGGTGAGTTCGTGGCCATCACCGGGCCCTCGGGTTCGGGCAAGTCCAGTCTGCTGAATCTGATCGGTTGTCTGGATCGTCCGAGCAGCGGGCACTATCTGCTGGATGGCACCGACGTGGCCACCTTGGCCGATGACCGCGTCAGCGGCTTGCGTAATCGCCAGATCGGCTTTGTCTTCCAGAGCTTCTTTCTGTTGCCGCGCTTGAGCGTGCTCGAAAACGTGCTGCTGCCATTGCGCTTTGCCGATGCCCCGGACCCGCAGGCGGAATTGCGGGCCCGGGCCTTGCTTGATCGGGTGGGCTTGAGCGAACGCCTGGGGCACCGGCCGAGCGAGTTGTCCGGTGGCCAGCAGCAGCGCGCTGCCATTGTCCGGGCGCTGATCCGGCAACCGGCGGTGCTGTTGGCTGATGAACCGACCGGCAACCTCGATTCGCGCAGTGCGGCTGATGTGCTGGGCCTGTTTGACGAACTCCATGCCGAGGGCCAGACCATCGTGCTGGTGACTCACGACGCCGAGGTCGCAGCGCGGGCGCCGCGGCATGTGCAACTGCGGGATGGATTGATCGAGAAGGATGATGCGCGTGTCTGA
- a CDS encoding calcium-binding protein, whose translation MLRIALICLSLLFCHVGSAESAGGQTESAVDWLNAHGGDAPFMLLGEKHGTREIPRFVADFLRAQPEDQALTLGLEYPCSEQSAFERFLDSDGGAAARAALRASSYWQVTNDQHDGRRSEDMLDLLEAVRQIRASGRDIAVLAYDLAPGTKHDHHSRDKMMAESLRAARQERPDRRLLVLTGNVHAMKARPSYAPPEMQQPMASYLADLKPLAVNIEANSGEFWGCRGSCGPVAAGNSGATHRVEQGGPYDLRLVLPEFSVARLLGGKSAQSQNPL comes from the coding sequence ATGCTCCGAATTGCGTTGATCTGTCTCTCGCTGCTGTTTTGTCATGTCGGTTCCGCGGAATCCGCGGGCGGTCAAACCGAGTCCGCCGTTGATTGGTTGAACGCGCATGGCGGCGATGCGCCATTCATGCTGCTCGGCGAGAAACACGGCACGCGGGAAATTCCGCGCTTCGTGGCCGACTTCCTTCGCGCCCAGCCGGAAGATCAGGCACTGACCCTGGGACTGGAGTACCCCTGTAGTGAACAATCGGCCTTCGAGCGCTTTCTGGATTCCGATGGCGGTGCGGCGGCGCGCGCCGCGCTGCGGGCCTCGTCGTACTGGCAAGTAACGAATGACCAGCACGATGGCCGCCGCAGCGAGGACATGCTCGATCTGCTCGAGGCCGTCCGGCAGATCCGCGCGTCGGGTCGCGACATCGCAGTGCTCGCCTACGACCTGGCGCCGGGCACCAAGCACGACCATCATTCGCGCGACAAGATGATGGCCGAATCTCTGCGCGCGGCGCGTCAGGAGCGGCCCGACCGGCGCTTGCTGGTGCTGACCGGCAACGTCCACGCCATGAAAGCCAGACCCAGCTATGCCCCACCGGAAATGCAGCAGCCGATGGCCAGCTACCTCGCCGACCTCAAGCCGCTGGCGGTCAACATCGAGGCCAACAGCGGCGAGTTCTGGGGCTGCCGCGGCTCCTGCGGCCCAGTTGCGGCGGGCAACTCTGGCGCCACCCATCGGGTCGAGCAGGGCGGCCCCTACGATCTGCGCCTGGTCCTGCCTGAATTCAGTGTCGCCAGGCTGCTCGGCGGGAAGTCTGCTCAGAGCCAGAACCCACTTTGA
- a CDS encoding ABC transporter permease encodes MSVWREALDELGRRKLRTGLTLLGLIFGVGSIVAMLGVGEGSRQEALSLVEGLGLRNLIVRALPQDSEALREVRLRSLGLTRADAEAALAVVPGAEAIAAEKEIRAHQVYSDQGSGDVQASAVSANYFDLASLKVDQGRALDNADEEALAAVAVLGYQAARSLFPRGDAVGQWVKINHAWFEVVGVLADRDLAKDQFEGVQLGLEANRVFVPLASARERLRFQPMEDEIDRFWLRVADPEQIVGGAQVMAALLDQRHGGIADYSLIVPAQLYRQHQQTQRIFRFVMAAIAGVSLLVGGIGIMNIMLANVLERRREIGLLRAIGARKRHVIDQFLRETALICGIGALLGLVFGGLLAYLIATFAGWPVAWAPIPVLLSAVVCAAVGLGFGVYPARQAAELDPIAALRSD; translated from the coding sequence ATGAGTGTCTGGCGTGAGGCACTGGATGAACTGGGACGGCGCAAGCTGCGCACCGGACTGACCTTGCTCGGTCTGATCTTCGGCGTCGGCAGTATCGTCGCCATGCTCGGCGTTGGCGAGGGCTCGCGCCAGGAGGCGCTGTCGCTGGTGGAAGGCCTGGGTTTGCGCAATCTGATCGTGCGCGCGCTCCCCCAGGACAGCGAAGCCTTGCGCGAGGTGCGCCTGCGCAGCCTGGGTCTGACCCGGGCCGACGCCGAGGCGGCGCTGGCGGTGGTGCCCGGTGCCGAGGCCATCGCCGCCGAAAAGGAAATCCGCGCCCATCAGGTCTACAGCGATCAGGGCAGCGGTGATGTACAGGCCAGTGCGGTCTCGGCCAACTACTTTGACCTGGCCAGCCTGAAGGTGGACCAGGGTCGAGCGCTCGACAATGCCGATGAGGAGGCTCTGGCCGCGGTGGCGGTGCTCGGCTATCAAGCAGCCCGCAGCCTGTTCCCCCGGGGCGATGCGGTGGGGCAGTGGGTCAAGATCAATCACGCCTGGTTCGAGGTGGTGGGCGTACTCGCCGACCGTGATCTGGCCAAGGATCAGTTCGAAGGCGTGCAACTGGGGCTGGAGGCCAATCGCGTGTTCGTGCCGCTGGCCAGCGCTCGCGAGCGTCTGCGTTTCCAGCCAATGGAGGACGAAATCGATCGCTTCTGGTTGCGCGTGGCCGATCCTGAGCAGATCGTCGGCGGCGCCCAGGTGATGGCGGCTTTGCTCGATCAGCGTCATGGTGGCATTGCCGACTACAGCCTGATCGTGCCGGCGCAGCTGTACCGCCAGCATCAGCAGACCCAGCGCATCTTCCGGTTCGTGATGGCTGCCATCGCTGGCGTCAGCCTGCTGGTGGGCGGTATCGGCATCATGAACATCATGTTGGCCAATGTGCTTGAACGCCGTCGGGAAATCGGTCTGCTGCGCGCCATCGGCGCCCGCAAGCGCCACGTCATCGATCAGTTCCTGCGCGAAACCGCCTTGATCTGCGGTATCGGCGCCCTGCTGGGACTGGTCTTCGGCGGCCTGCTGGCCTACCTCATTGCCACCTTCGCCGGCTGGCCGGTGGCCTGGGCGCCGATCCCGGTGCTGCTGTCCGCCGTCGTCTGCGCGGCGGTGGGACTGGGTTTTGGTGTTTATCCCGCCCGCCAGGCGGCAGAGCTGGATCCGATTGCGGCGCTGCGCAGCGATTAG
- a CDS encoding insulinase family protein, producing the protein MTTLRLPSLLTALVSLALATPLLAADSDNWEIPIAVKTLDNGLTVVVSEDHSAPVIGVSVVYKVGMRLEPKNRSGFAHLFEHLMFEGTPNAGEGVFDKVITGGGGRNNGSTRPDYTNYIEVAPVSALESILWLEADRMKTLDFNAKTLKNQQDVVKEEIRVNVKNQPYGGFMWIDISQQAFQKWENNHDGYGSFVDLENASLDDVRAFHRDYYGPNNAVIGLAGDVNPEQAFALVEKYFGGIEARPTPPRPDVSEPLNTEEKRITQSDALAQVPAVAVAWKIPDRGSDDQAPFAVLAEVLAGGDASRMYQGLVKGKEMALNLDFLFGLTGPFEYDGPTLLTLFALYKPNISSNDLIEEMDQLIAAVVKDGVSDEELRRVKTSMLSDWNNGMESFLSRADDLAKFQALWGDARVANQVPGWIEAVSSDDLKRVAAKYLTAANRTVIDRKPAAMLDAESATQN; encoded by the coding sequence ATGACCACCCTGCGCCTGCCCTCATTGCTGACCGCGTTGGTCAGCCTTGCTCTTGCCACGCCGCTGCTGGCAGCTGACAGCGACAACTGGGAAATCCCGATTGCCGTCAAGACCCTGGACAACGGCCTGACGGTCGTGGTCTCCGAGGACCACAGCGCGCCAGTCATCGGCGTCAGCGTGGTCTACAAGGTGGGAATGCGGCTGGAGCCGAAGAACCGCAGCGGCTTCGCCCATCTGTTCGAGCACCTGATGTTCGAGGGCACACCCAACGCCGGCGAAGGCGTGTTCGACAAGGTCATCACCGGCGGCGGCGGCCGCAACAACGGCTCCACCCGACCCGATTACACCAACTACATCGAAGTGGCCCCGGTCTCGGCGCTGGAATCGATCCTGTGGCTGGAAGCCGATCGCATGAAGACGCTGGACTTCAATGCCAAGACCCTGAAGAACCAGCAGGACGTGGTCAAGGAAGAGATCCGGGTCAACGTCAAGAACCAGCCCTATGGCGGCTTCATGTGGATCGACATCAGCCAGCAGGCCTTCCAGAAATGGGAGAACAATCACGACGGCTACGGCAGTTTCGTCGACCTGGAAAACGCCAGCCTGGATGATGTGCGTGCTTTCCACCGCGACTACTACGGCCCCAACAATGCCGTGATCGGCCTGGCCGGCGACGTCAACCCGGAGCAGGCTTTTGCCCTGGTCGAGAAGTACTTTGGCGGCATCGAGGCGCGGCCGACACCGCCGCGCCCGGATGTGTCCGAACCGCTCAACACCGAAGAGAAGCGCATCACCCAGTCCGATGCGCTGGCGCAGGTGCCGGCCGTGGCCGTAGCCTGGAAGATCCCCGACCGCGGCAGCGATGATCAGGCCCCGTTTGCGGTGCTGGCCGAAGTGCTGGCAGGCGGCGATGCCTCGCGCATGTATCAGGGCCTGGTCAAGGGCAAGGAGATGGCCCTGAACCTGGACTTCCTGTTCGGCCTCACCGGACCCTTCGAATACGACGGCCCTACCCTGCTGACCCTGTTCGCGCTGTACAAGCCCAACATCAGCTCGAACGATCTGATCGAGGAAATGGATCAGCTGATCGCGGCGGTGGTCAAGGACGGTGTCTCCGACGAGGAACTCCGGCGGGTCAAGACCAGCATGCTGTCGGACTGGAACAATGGCATGGAGAGCTTCCTCAGTCGCGCCGACGATCTGGCCAAGTTCCAGGCCCTGTGGGGCGATGCCCGGGTCGCCAACCAGGTGCCGGGCTGGATCGAAGCGGTCAGTTCCGATGATCTCAAGCGCGTCGCCGCCAAGTACCTGACCGCAGCCAATCGCACGGTCATAGACCGCAAGCCGGCGGCGATGCTCGACGCCGAATCCGCGACCCAGAACTGA
- a CDS encoding MAPEG family protein, whose amino-acid sequence MGAGQNAMLLPILTQILLVLVMYGALQIAKARASKAGLVDDARRALNEDAWPDFVRQINNNIRNQFELPVLFLVLALILWRLQPGGLLPLVLAWGFVATRVVHAWIHTHSNHVPHRRLAFTLGAVLVLLMLLDVLWLILAG is encoded by the coding sequence ATGGGCGCCGGTCAAAACGCGATGCTGCTGCCGATCCTGACGCAGATCCTGCTGGTGCTGGTGATGTACGGCGCGCTGCAGATCGCCAAGGCGCGGGCCAGCAAGGCCGGCCTGGTCGACGACGCGCGGCGTGCCCTCAATGAAGACGCCTGGCCCGACTTCGTGCGCCAGATCAACAACAACATCCGCAACCAGTTCGAATTGCCGGTGCTGTTTCTGGTGCTGGCGCTGATCCTCTGGCGGCTGCAACCCGGTGGCCTGCTGCCGCTGGTGCTCGCCTGGGGATTCGTGGCGACGCGGGTGGTACATGCCTGGATCCACACGCACAGCAACCATGTGCCGCATCGACGACTGGCCTTCACGCTGGGTGCGGTGCTGGTGTTGCTGATGCTGCTCGATGTGCTGTGGCTGATCCTTGCCGGGTAG
- a CDS encoding SDR family NAD(P)-dependent oxidoreductase yields MLRALASLFFYARFYGQFSVAGLQRRRADWTPYNQDLSGQTWLITGASGGIGRAIALQAHERGATVLAAARNREKLDALRAEAGNSTRFEVLPVDFSLLADTRRFAAKLIARTSPVSVLVNNVGVLLNQYQRTEEGLESSLVSNLLSHYLLTETLVEADAIESGGVVINMSSGGMYGAALDLKALTRDAADYDGMAAYAQHKRAQVVLTHYWNQRWQGRPKVHVMHPGWVDTEGVQTSLPWFRATLQRRLRTAAQAADTALWLGSTRPAPAAEGIWLDRVLDDEHVFGFTRKPAASADDLVEFLRAHAQAA; encoded by the coding sequence ATGCTCAGAGCCCTCGCCAGTCTGTTTTTCTACGCCCGCTTCTATGGTCAGTTCAGCGTCGCCGGGCTCCAGCGGCGGCGCGCGGACTGGACGCCCTACAACCAGGACCTGAGCGGCCAGACCTGGCTGATCACCGGCGCCAGCGGCGGTATTGGCCGGGCGATTGCGCTGCAGGCGCATGAGCGCGGAGCGACGGTGCTGGCGGCTGCCCGCAACCGTGAAAAGCTCGATGCACTGCGGGCGGAGGCCGGAAACTCGACACGTTTCGAGGTCCTGCCGGTCGATTTCTCGTTGTTGGCCGACACCCGCCGCTTCGCTGCCAAGCTGATCGCCCGGACATCGCCGGTCTCGGTGCTGGTCAACAATGTCGGGGTGCTGTTGAACCAATATCAGCGCACCGAGGAGGGCCTGGAATCGTCCTTGGTCAGCAATCTGCTCAGTCACTATCTGCTGACCGAAACGCTGGTGGAAGCGGACGCGATCGAGTCCGGGGGCGTGGTGATCAACATGAGTTCAGGCGGCATGTACGGCGCCGCGCTGGACCTCAAGGCACTGACCCGGGATGCGGCCGACTATGACGGCATGGCCGCCTATGCCCAGCACAAGCGCGCCCAGGTGGTGCTGACCCACTACTGGAATCAACGCTGGCAGGGCCGCCCGAAGGTGCATGTGATGCATCCCGGCTGGGTCGATACCGAAGGCGTACAGACCTCGCTGCCCTGGTTCCGGGCGACGCTGCAGCGCAGGCTGCGCACGGCAGCGCAGGCCGCCGACACCGCGCTCTGGCTTGGCAGCACGCGCCCGGCACCGGCGGCGGAAGGGATCTGGCTGGACCGGGTGCTGGACGATGAACACGTTTTTGGGTTTACCCGCAAACCCGCCGCCAGCGCCGATGATCTGGTCGAATTCCTGAGAGCACACGCGCAGGCTGCATGA
- a CDS encoding PD40 domain-containing protein yields MSRILSSPLASPIRHLIGALILCAAIVPGSLAALPLSQPQALSGAWYDPASNGEGYFVLVAESGMVVTWYGYDAQGQRLWLVSETFTGNVELGVPITLNLFRGSGGVFTQPLANVEAWGSLSLRFDDCTHGLATLSGLDGAKVSQLLQFAGVREQGRCDAAPAGSEYLAFGHPEAVSIRGYTEDAMEPFISRDGRYLFFNNSNAPEVNTDLQYAERVSDVLFDYRGPVSGANSPALDGVASMDDEQRFYFVSTQSYAQTLSTLYQGRFDQGSVTGISLVAGVSRGVPGQVNFDAEISADGQTLVFVDGAFSGSAFPDAADLVIASRDGDGFARLPNSSELLAAINSADLEYAPCLSRNGLELYFTRYANGEFAIYRSTRWRDDAAFEAPQRVRIVDDYIEAPALSPDERSLYFHRRVGTRFEVWRVQR; encoded by the coding sequence GTGAGCCGAATCTTGTCATCGCCACTGGCCAGCCCCATCAGACACCTCATCGGCGCGTTGATCCTGTGTGCCGCGATTGTGCCCGGCTCGCTGGCGGCCTTGCCGCTGTCGCAGCCTCAGGCCTTGTCCGGTGCCTGGTACGACCCGGCCAGCAATGGCGAGGGCTATTTCGTGCTGGTGGCGGAATCGGGGATGGTAGTGACCTGGTACGGCTATGACGCCCAGGGTCAGCGATTGTGGCTGGTGAGCGAGACCTTCACCGGCAACGTGGAGTTGGGTGTGCCCATCACGCTCAACCTGTTTCGTGGCAGTGGCGGCGTGTTCACCCAGCCGCTCGCCAACGTCGAGGCTTGGGGCAGCTTGAGCCTGCGCTTCGACGACTGCACCCACGGGCTGGCCACGCTGAGCGGGCTGGATGGTGCCAAGGTCTCGCAGCTGCTGCAGTTTGCCGGCGTGCGCGAACAGGGCCGGTGCGATGCCGCGCCGGCCGGCAGCGAGTATCTGGCTTTCGGCCATCCCGAGGCAGTCAGCATTCGCGGCTACACCGAAGACGCCATGGAGCCCTTCATCTCACGCGATGGCCGCTATCTGTTCTTCAACAACTCCAATGCGCCCGAGGTGAACACCGATCTGCAATACGCCGAGCGGGTCAGCGATGTCCTGTTCGACTATCGCGGCCCGGTGAGCGGCGCCAATTCGCCGGCGCTGGATGGCGTGGCCAGCATGGACGACGAGCAGCGCTTCTATTTCGTATCCACCCAGTCCTATGCGCAGACACTATCCACGCTGTACCAAGGCCGCTTCGATCAGGGCAGCGTCACCGGAATCAGTCTGGTGGCTGGGGTGAGTCGCGGCGTCCCGGGGCAGGTCAATTTCGATGCCGAGATCAGTGCCGATGGCCAGACCCTGGTCTTCGTCGATGGCGCCTTCAGCGGCTCGGCTTTTCCCGATGCCGCGGATCTGGTGATCGCCTCGCGCGACGGCGACGGCTTTGCGCGTCTGCCGAACAGCAGCGAATTGCTGGCGGCGATCAACAGCGCCGATCTTGAATACGCGCCCTGTCTGTCGAGAAACGGCCTGGAGTTGTACTTCACCCGTTACGCCAATGGTGAATTCGCGATCTACCGCAGCACGCGCTGGCGCGATGACGCCGCTTTCGAAGCGCCCCAGCGGGTTCGGATCGTGGACGACTACATCGAAGCGCCGGCGTTGTCGCCGGACGAGCGCTCACTGTATTTCCACCGCCGGGTCGGCACGCGCTTCGAAGTCTGGCGCGTCCAACGCTGA
- a CDS encoding HlyD family efflux transporter periplasmic adaptor subunit has translation MLLLSGAVMAEPSTRPAVISGEIHAVDAQPILTPPSDSSPVVLRSFVAEGQPVRKGDVVLSIDGGQAASNTRQFKSERLQAAARADKEVAALEVAAIDAERKLRISEATLDKARIDAAIPREHLAALDFDRYRGALQQAERELEVARNEWTAAVSAVNRRREDRQIELAQFDEKIAYWEAQAHASEVRAERDGVVVHGFDKWRGSRFDEGSSSYPGQRVGDVIGAGQARLGVRAYALEVDRRAFNVGDPVQLYFDSAPGRVQSAQISRIAGAPQAKAEWGEGRYFQIDIELPENFDLPLRSGSSVRVVKGETSPTPVAFELAATRRFEGEIVALESSAISPPAIENLWQLTLTQLVPDGSVVTEGQVVAEFDGSDLMRQLAEKQGSLNEKRSQLERLRLELAERERTERIATAEQAAALEKARRKASQPATLLSAMAYRKLAIERVQAEAEMDIVTRREVLAARQRQAEREELEAGVDLLEQEVATLSEGLGALSIKAPRAGVMLHLSNWQGEKFDVGSSVFRGMAVAQIPDLSRLAVSMQVPERQIERVQIGQRVQVSVEGGAVSALSGTVSEIGRVVRSRSRANPIPVVDVRIDLDRIPEGAKLKPGLPVRVDLEAKPT, from the coding sequence ATGCTCCTGCTGAGCGGCGCGGTCATGGCCGAGCCGTCCACCCGCCCGGCCGTCATCAGCGGCGAAATCCACGCCGTCGACGCGCAGCCCATCCTGACGCCGCCGTCTGATTCCTCGCCGGTGGTGTTGCGCAGTTTCGTGGCTGAAGGTCAACCGGTGCGCAAGGGCGATGTGGTGCTCAGCATCGACGGCGGTCAGGCTGCCAGCAACACCCGACAGTTCAAGTCCGAGCGCTTGCAGGCTGCGGCCAGGGCCGACAAGGAAGTGGCTGCCCTGGAGGTGGCCGCGATCGACGCCGAGCGCAAGCTCCGGATCTCCGAAGCCACCCTGGACAAGGCCAGGATCGACGCGGCGATTCCCAGGGAACATCTGGCAGCACTGGACTTCGATCGCTATCGCGGCGCCTTGCAGCAGGCCGAACGCGAGCTGGAGGTCGCGCGCAATGAATGGACCGCTGCGGTCTCAGCGGTCAACCGTCGACGCGAGGATCGCCAGATCGAGCTGGCCCAGTTCGACGAGAAGATCGCCTACTGGGAAGCGCAGGCGCACGCCTCGGAAGTGCGCGCCGAGCGCGACGGCGTGGTCGTGCATGGATTCGACAAGTGGCGCGGTAGTCGTTTCGACGAGGGTTCCTCCAGTTATCCCGGGCAACGCGTTGGCGATGTGATCGGCGCGGGTCAGGCGCGTCTGGGTGTGCGTGCCTACGCCCTGGAAGTGGACCGCCGTGCCTTCAACGTCGGCGATCCGGTGCAGCTGTATTTCGACTCGGCGCCCGGGCGTGTGCAGAGCGCGCAGATCTCGCGGATCGCCGGCGCCCCGCAGGCCAAGGCCGAATGGGGCGAGGGCCGCTATTTTCAGATCGACATCGAATTGCCGGAGAATTTCGATCTGCCGTTGCGCTCCGGCAGCAGCGTGCGCGTGGTCAAGGGCGAGACCTCGCCCACGCCGGTTGCGTTCGAGTTGGCAGCCACCCGCCGATTCGAGGGCGAGATCGTTGCGCTGGAATCCAGCGCCATCTCGCCGCCGGCCATCGAGAATCTGTGGCAGCTGACGCTGACTCAGCTGGTGCCGGATGGCAGCGTGGTGACCGAGGGCCAGGTGGTCGCCGAGTTTGATGGCAGTGATCTGATGCGGCAGCTGGCCGAGAAGCAGGGCAGTCTCAACGAGAAGCGCTCGCAGCTGGAGCGACTGCGGCTGGAACTGGCCGAACGCGAGCGCACCGAACGCATCGCCACGGCGGAGCAGGCGGCGGCGCTGGAGAAAGCCCGGCGCAAGGCCTCCCAACCCGCCACGCTGCTGTCGGCCATGGCCTATCGCAAGCTGGCGATCGAGCGGGTTCAGGCCGAAGCGGAGATGGACATCGTGACCAGACGCGAGGTTCTTGCAGCGCGGCAGCGCCAGGCCGAGCGCGAGGAACTGGAAGCCGGTGTCGATCTGCTGGAGCAGGAGGTGGCCACACTCAGCGAGGGCCTGGGGGCGCTCAGCATCAAGGCGCCGCGTGCGGGCGTGATGCTGCACCTGAGCAACTGGCAGGGCGAGAAATTCGATGTGGGTTCCAGCGTGTTCCGCGGCATGGCCGTCGCCCAGATTCCCGATCTGTCGCGGCTTGCGGTGAGCATGCAGGTGCCCGAGCGGCAGATTGAACGCGTGCAGATCGGGCAGAGAGTGCAGGTGAGTGTCGAGGGTGGGGCGGTGTCGGCGCTGTCAGGCACGGTCAGCGAGATCGGCCGGGTGGTGCGTTCGCGCTCACGCGCCAATCCCATTCCGGTGGTCGATGTGCGCATCGATCTGGATCGAATTCCGGAAGGTGCCAAGCTGAAGCCCGGGCTGCCGGTGAGAGTGGATCTGGAGGCCAAGCCGACATGA